From a region of the Actinopolymorpha singaporensis genome:
- a CDS encoding PH domain-containing protein, producing the protein MTGPVRWVRHSFADPKIVRHLLADEGEVVVDEVRHHWVVFIIPVLECVGALLLLGAMLNLPVNLAWVPFIAALALLAHAGSRALIEHMDRFVITNMRVFRVSGVMTKKIATTPIMRILDITVDKPFVGRILGYGHFIFENAAQEQGLRIIKFVGKPDQRDLTIQRLLQRSGLRATAKEDEGDGSSSTIVKAPAGARPRANHPRRPGPPTARRFPR; encoded by the coding sequence GTGACCGGACCCGTTCGATGGGTCAGGCACAGCTTCGCTGACCCGAAGATCGTGCGGCACCTTCTCGCCGACGAGGGCGAGGTGGTCGTCGATGAGGTACGCCACCACTGGGTGGTCTTCATCATTCCGGTACTCGAGTGTGTCGGCGCGCTGCTGTTGCTGGGGGCGATGCTCAACCTCCCCGTCAACCTGGCATGGGTGCCGTTCATCGCCGCGCTCGCGCTGCTTGCTCACGCAGGTTCACGTGCGCTGATCGAACACATGGACAGATTCGTCATCACCAACATGCGGGTGTTCCGGGTGAGCGGGGTCATGACCAAGAAGATCGCCACGACCCCGATCATGCGGATCCTCGACATCACCGTGGACAAGCCGTTCGTCGGACGGATCCTCGGATACGGGCACTTCATCTTCGAGAACGCCGCGCAGGAGCAGGGGCTGCGCATCATCAAGTTCGTCGGCAAACCCGACCAGCGTGACCTCACGATCCAACGGCTCCTGCAGCGTTCCGGTCTGCGGGCCACCGCCAAGGAGGATGAGGGCGACGGTTCGAGTTCGACGATCGTGAAGGCACCGGCTGGCGCCCGGCCCCGCGCCAACCATCCGCGCCGCCCCGGCCCGCCCACCGCGCGCCGGTTCCCGCGCTGA
- a CDS encoding phosphatase PAP2 family protein, with product MYGRVSEPHRDESRRDQRSREESPDAELTTTPSRADEIVRPVLRFPVLAALLLVGVVAILLDLARGGPLLRLDEFVAHIWKFKGPYEYAYADAVDRIGQRLICLPLLFGVAYYLSRRIRSIRPLVIAVGATLGLNFTIGVIKLASGRESPRTGGPALFTGDNVLFPSGHTANVIFVYGLVVALLVRYGNVSKHRRWLLIGLVAAAEVLMTVISVYRHTHWFSDLVAGTMVGGAVLQVSLLADLHWNEVRRWLRRLAGPTWVAVEWAVGLIRPRVVPPTKAVARRVHTTSTDPRLSGSRSGSRSGSRSGSRSDDRRDPRPGPRPAAPAGVRTGAQPDDRSGGRTDPAEAGTSRTARPD from the coding sequence ATGTATGGCCGAGTCTCCGAGCCGCACCGAGACGAGTCCCGCCGCGACCAGCGGAGTCGCGAGGAGTCCCCGGACGCCGAGCTCACCACCACTCCGTCCCGTGCCGACGAGATCGTCCGTCCGGTTCTGCGTTTCCCGGTGCTGGCGGCCCTGCTGCTCGTCGGCGTCGTGGCGATCCTGCTCGACCTGGCGCGCGGCGGACCCCTGCTCCGGCTGGACGAGTTCGTCGCCCACATCTGGAAGTTCAAGGGACCGTACGAGTACGCCTACGCAGATGCGGTCGACCGGATCGGCCAGCGGCTCATCTGTCTGCCGCTGTTGTTCGGCGTGGCGTACTACCTCAGTCGCCGTATCCGCAGCATCCGACCGTTGGTCATCGCGGTGGGCGCCACCCTCGGACTGAACTTCACGATCGGCGTCATCAAGCTCGCCAGCGGCCGGGAGAGTCCGCGTACCGGCGGCCCCGCGTTGTTCACCGGTGACAACGTGCTCTTCCCGTCCGGCCACACCGCCAACGTGATCTTCGTGTACGGACTGGTCGTGGCGCTGCTGGTGCGGTACGGCAACGTCAGCAAGCACCGGCGATGGCTGCTGATCGGACTGGTCGCGGCGGCCGAGGTGCTGATGACGGTGATCTCGGTCTACCGGCACACGCACTGGTTCAGCGACCTGGTCGCGGGCACGATGGTCGGCGGCGCGGTGCTGCAGGTGTCGTTGCTGGCAGACCTCCACTGGAACGAGGTGCGCCGATGGCTACGCCGGTTGGCGGGCCCGACCTGGGTGGCCGTCGAGTGGGCGGTCGGGCTGATCCGGCCGCGGGTCGTCCCTCCGACGAAGGCGGTCGCACGGCGGGTGCACACCACCAGCACCGATCCGCGTCTGTCCGGCTCCCGCTCTGGCTCCCGCTCTGGCTCCCGCTCTGGCTCCCGCTCCGACGATCGGCGCGATCCCCGGCCGGGCCCGCGGCCCGCCGCCCCAGCCGGCGTGCGAACCGGCGCCCAGCCGGATGATCGGTCCGGCGGGCGCACCGACCCTGCCGAAGCCGGAACCTCCAGGACCGCCCGGCCCGACTAG
- the meaB gene encoding methylmalonyl Co-A mutase-associated GTPase MeaB yields the protein MSEPAPDAEAGGAAGHHTADRRRRSVPDLVERARAGDPRAVGRLISMVEDASPDLREVAATLAPYAGKARIVGITGAPGVGKSTCTSALVAAYRRQGLRVGVLAVDPTSPFSGGALLGDRVRMQDHATDPEVFIRSMATRGHLGGLAWATPQAVRVLDAAGCAVILVETVGVGQSEVEVAGLADTTVVLLAPGMGDAVQVAKAGLLEVGDVYVVNKADREGAERVRRDLRNMLALGTWPEGAWKPPIVLSVATTGEGVDAVVDAVHRHHTDGENTGELARRRVRRARAEVEALALADLRARLDRLPRDHRLDAVAARVAEGDLDPYRAADELVGQMLGDQPSQIGDPNGGATAARSR from the coding sequence GTGAGCGAGCCCGCCCCGGATGCCGAAGCCGGCGGGGCAGCCGGGCATCACACGGCCGACCGGCGCCGGCGTTCGGTCCCCGATCTGGTCGAGCGCGCACGGGCAGGTGACCCGCGGGCGGTCGGTCGGCTGATCTCCATGGTGGAGGACGCCTCGCCCGACCTGCGCGAGGTGGCCGCCACACTCGCTCCGTACGCCGGGAAGGCCCGGATCGTCGGTATCACCGGCGCGCCGGGGGTCGGCAAGTCGACCTGCACCTCCGCCCTGGTGGCTGCCTACCGTCGGCAGGGCCTGCGCGTGGGTGTGCTGGCCGTCGACCCGACGTCGCCCTTCTCCGGGGGTGCACTGCTCGGCGACCGGGTCCGGATGCAGGACCACGCCACCGACCCCGAGGTGTTCATCCGCTCGATGGCCACCCGAGGACACCTCGGCGGGCTGGCCTGGGCCACACCGCAGGCGGTTCGCGTCCTCGACGCGGCCGGCTGCGCGGTGATCCTGGTGGAGACGGTGGGAGTGGGCCAGTCCGAGGTCGAGGTCGCCGGGCTCGCCGACACCACCGTCGTCCTTCTCGCGCCCGGTATGGGCGACGCCGTGCAGGTCGCCAAGGCGGGACTGCTGGAGGTCGGCGACGTCTACGTCGTCAACAAGGCCGACCGCGAGGGCGCCGAACGCGTTCGCCGCGATCTGCGCAACATGCTCGCGCTGGGGACCTGGCCCGAGGGGGCCTGGAAGCCGCCGATCGTGTTGAGCGTGGCGACCACCGGTGAGGGCGTCGACGCCGTGGTGGACGCGGTGCACCGGCACCACACGGACGGCGAGAACACCGGCGAACTCGCCCGTCGCCGGGTCCGGCGGGCCCGCGCGGAGGTCGAGGCGCTGGCGCTGGCCGACCTGCGTGCCCGCCTGGACCGACTGCCCCGCGACCACCGCCTGGACGCCGTGGCAGCCCGGGTCGCGGAAGGTGATCTCGATCCGTACCGCGCGGCCGACGAACTGGTCGGCCAGATGCTCGGTGACCAGCCGTCACAGATCGGCGACCCCAACGGGGGTGCCACGGCGGCGAGATCTCGCTAA